TCAAAATAGCCCAAGCTCTTCTGGTTTGCTGGTTGGATCAGGTGGAGCTGCCTCAGTCAAAAGCAGGGTTTTCAATTTACAGCTCAAACTGTGTGCTCTGATTGCCTGGTCTGTGACTGTCCCTGGGCTCCTTCACTACTTGGGACAGGCACCAACATTAACTGCTTGATTGCTTGTGAGGCCTCTACTAAGAATCTTAATAGTTCTGAGAacttttttgtggggtttttgttggttttgggttctgtttgggtttgctttgttgtttggttttttttttgccaatttACTAGttaaaggtaaatatttttgttaatattttgggattaagaatttttatttaacCTGCCCCTTGTGTTTCTGGGTAGGGAGAAGAAGAGCCACCAAACCACCAAAGAAAACTCTGAAACCCAAAACCTAAGCTTCTCTTGGAGTGGCCAACCACACTTGCCTTACTGCGAGGCAGCATTGCCATCTGCATAAAGCTGGTGCCTCCCAGAAGGAAGCCTTCCCTTTCAAGAAAACCAGATATTTTGGGAGGTTTGTTTGTGCTAGTATCAAAGAACTCTGAAGAGTAATACTcaacagttttaattaaaaaaaaaatttaataaaatacaggcTCCCTTTCCCTGTCAGGCTGCTGGTCCTGCTACAGGCAGTGGTGTGGGGTGCAGGAGGTGACTCCCATAATCTGCTCAGGGGGGTCAGGGTTAGGGTTTTTCTCCTGCAGGTCACAGCTGCAGCCAGTCAAATCCAGTCTAGTTTTCAGAATAAGCTTTGAGTAGTGCCAGCTTATGGTAGTGACTCTAGAATGGTTTAGGGAATTAGCAGGTTGATGGGAAAGTTGGTTAATGAGTGGGAGAGCTGTTGACCTGCTTGGTAGAGCagcctttttgcttttccttgcatAACTTTTAACAGTCCAACAGGTTCTTCTGGTCACAGCTATACTAAGAGTTGGGTTTGGGGGAGAAAGATGTCTCAACTCCTGTCTTATTTCATGTTCAGCATTTGGATtattctgtgctgcagcagaaaactTTGATGAAGCCAACTGTATCCCCTGAAATGGTGCAGTGGAACTGCTGTATTTGTGACTTTCAGGTTGTTTAGCAGTTAAGATACATGATATTAAGGGATGATTAAATGGATCTGCACCAAGAGCAGCTGCTTTCCTGGCAATGCAGTGCTCTGGCACAGCTGTAGGCTGTGGGATGGCAGGGGCAATGCatgggggaggtggtggagaaGGCTCTGCTGAAACATGCTCTCCACTTCAATAACTCCTGGAGCCAGAAATTGAAGTGTatgctgctgagcagagggcTCAAAGGGAGGAGACACCTGTTTTGAGGTTTCCATGTGGTATGCAAAGGATGTTTGATTCAGGTGTGTACCTTCTGCAGTTGGATTTGCCTCTAGTGAGCTAGGGAACAAGTTGGTCCCTTGGTGTTTGAGATGAACCTCTGAGTGTACCCTTGGAGCACCAGAGTCAGCTCAGTGAAGGAGCAGGCTCACTTATTGGTCAGCAAATGGAGCTCTGGACTACTGAAcagtgcaaataaaataaaaatgttttcattgaaCTTCTCAAGGGTGAGCAGGGAACCTAATTTAATGAAATGGGAGATTATTGTGTAGCTGtgtgaggaagaaatacagCCAAGTAGTTTCAGTTGCCAGTGTTTAAGATCTGGGCTTGGTTCTCTAATCATTTGCTGAGAGGTCCTGAACAAACTGTTGCTGGTACTTGTGCTTGAGTTCCTAGGAGGTCATGGGTGTAACGATACTGAGTTCTGTTGGGTATTAGATCTGCAGATGAAGATTGGCCCACTTGGAATGTGAACTTCCTCCTGTTAGctgctgaattttcttcaaTGGAAAAGCACAGGCTAAAATCCAAACTTAACCTTGCATTTTGAAATCTTAAGTGTCATCTTCTGTTCTCTCATTTTGGAAAATGCCAATTATGCAGCTGTCTCATTGTTCTGGGGAGGTCTAAGTTCCCAGAGCAGAAGGTCTGTTTGCATGTGTGTTtgtgcttctgttttctgtaggaAAAGTTCTAAAGAATGTGTTGTGCATACATTTTAGTTATCTTACCCATGCCACAGGTCCTTCCTATCACTAATATATCCTAGAGAGCAGTTTGAATAGAATGCCAATATTCTGTTTAACTCAAACACAAACCTCTGTGTGGTGGCAGGTAGTCTCCCAATTTGTTGGCTCTTGTGCTGTTATAGTCACTGATCTTGAGCTATATTATGGTTATCTATGCTTCTGGAAGCCCCTAGACCTAAAATACTGGATGAAGTAACATGCAGGTGAGTCCCATTGCCAGAGCTCTGAATGGTGTGTGGAGTTTATGCAAGACTTGCCTTCTCTTTacataaataagaaattaaattgcAAGTAAAAATGCTGCAATCATGCAAGCTGACCTGACTTTCCCCTCTTGTTCTCTTCCAGGTATCTCTAACCCGAAATCATGAACTGGCACTTCCCTCTTCTCTTGGTTCTTGGGACTTTAACTTCAGTATGTTCCCAGTTCAGTTTTTATCCTCTGGAGGAACTTAGCTCAGATGTTGGAATCCAGGTCTTCAATCAAATAGTGAAAGCCAAGCCTCAGGACAATGTTGTTGTTTCTCCTCATGGGATTGCATCAGTCCTGGGGGTGTTGCAGCTGGGTGCTGATGGCAAGACAAAGAAGCAGCTGACAACTATGATGAGATACAGCGTAAATGGTCAGTGATTTGTAAGGTGGTTTTGGGTGTGTTTTTGGTCAGAATCTTCATGCTCTTTTGAGATGGCTTTCAAAGTGTGGTAGATTGCATCATACACCAATTAACTCTGTTTACCAAAGCACAAAATGGACGTGTTTGAAGTTAATTGGCAATTTGAGTATGGAAGTGTAGATACACTTGAACTGGCTTATAAACAGCTTTGCTAATGACTTCAGGGTCTGGCTGCAACTGCCTTCATCCCTGCAAAATTGATTTCCCAGAACAGTGTGAATGGTGGTCCAGTGCCAGCGCTGtgcaggaaggctgcagaaTCCCACTGCAGCCTGTGCCAAGCCATCCTTAATGTGCTACTCCCTTAGACAACAGAGCAAGAGAATATTTCTTGTCACATTGAAAGCAATGCAAACTCTTAAGCGTACGGTTGatactttcatttttatcatCTTCAGCTTTGTTCACTTGTGTTTTTGCTGTCAGGATCCCTGAATCTGTAGTTCTTGTAGTGCCCTCTTCAAGCAGCAGTTTCTGTTAGTCTCTGTGCCTGACATTGCATGCATCTGTGTTTATATTCCTCTGCCAATGTCTGCCCCTCAAGAGGGAGTAGGCTGAAGGTTCTTGCTGCTTTACTTTGCATGCTGAGTATTGCTGTGAGCGTTTGCCAGCAAGACTTAACATCTTAGTGCCAGCATTCTGCCTTCCAGGAATAGGATACCCTCCAAGAGGTAAGTGCACTTTTAAATCCTGAGCAGGATTGCCATATAACATGTTGTCCTGTCTTCATGTGCTTTGCTGTTTTGGTTCTGGGTTTCAAGTGCAGCAAAATGATTTGTCAGACTGTAGATTTAAATCTCTCCATGAGACAACCAGCTCAAAGAGCGTATgaattctcaaaataaaaagtacTTGAAAAATGGAGGCAGCTGGTTTTATTTGGCCTGTGCATTATCTAATCTTGGCTGTGACACACAGAGGTTCTCAAACTCCTTAGAAGGTAGCTAGTCCCTTGTTCTAGAGACTTGTTACAGGATGCTACATATCTCTTTGCACAGATCTCTGCTCTTGTTTACGATTACCTTACAGTCCTTTGGCAACTACAGCAACTGCTTCTTTGGGAAGGTAATAGTTggaaagtatttaatttatctTTAGCTGTCTTTTAATGCAATTTAGCAGCTGGAAGCAAAGAGGAGAGCCAGCATCATGAGACCAGCCAGCTCTCCCCGGACCACAAGCAAGTGCTCCGTGGACCACCAGTGGTCCACAGAATACAGTTTGAGAACCTCTGTTATGGTATGTTCTCCAAAAGAATTTGCCCATAATATTGGAGAGTGAACATGTAGGAATTCACACAAATGGTATTGCTGAAGCATTCACAATACATGAAACAGCAAAGCCATCTGAGGCTTTTTCTAATATGCAGCTAAGAGAATAACTATGAACTAACTTAGTCCCTCATATTTCTTAAGTCTGTCTACATAAGGAAGCaaactggaaatgtttctgtCTAAATGATATTGGGGAAACAAAAGAAGCCCATAAATAACCACTGTAAAAAACAGCCACCAAAGGATCCTCTTCAATAGAATGGTTGCAGGTGAAGTTACTTGCCTGGCAGCAGCATTCCTGTGTAGACAAGCACTCACTGATGAGCCATAACACTGGGGAGAACTGGGCATGGTGAACACAGCAGTTCTCCTGTGCTGCCTGATGGCTTCTTGTGTACAGTGAAGGAGGTGGCAAGCACTTGATAGAGTCTGCTTCCAGGTCCTAAGGATCTTGACTGGATCTTCTCACTGGAACTGAACTACTCACTGGGACctactgctttctctttttcttttttcagtcaaaCTCATGTGTAAAGGGATTGCCTCCTGCTTCTAGCTGATTTTGGCCAGAACCTAATCTGTAAGGAAACTAAGACTTGGCTTGAACCTCGTAGGAATCTTGACAGCTTCCTTTGTTCTCCAGCAAATGGAAAGGAAGAATGATGAGAAAACTAGTTTTGCTTTGCACTCTGAGGTTCAAGACCACCTCTGTAATCCTGCACAGCTGTGAGTGAGCAGGCAAACCCCTCACCTTGCTGTGTTGCTGTCACTCAACTGACAAGTGACCTGGGCATGGCATATGATATGAAATACACTTTGGAACAGTCTCCTCTGTGGAAGAGAGTGGTTAGTAGAGCCACATGGAGACTTGAACTCAAATATTATCCCTAGCACTGTCCATAGCACTTAGAACTGAGAGCTAGAGGGGCAGTGGGCATCATGGTGAAGACCATGTTTTTGCTGGGAAGTGTTGTTCAGATGAGAGATCAAAAATTGTTATTTTGGAAGGCCTCTCACTGCCTGCTTGTGTCTCCTGTTCTAGTCTAGCACTTAAAATGTCCGATCTTTCATGTCATTAGTAGCTGCATATAAAGTAACTGTTTGTTCATCATCTTATTCTAAATTAAACTTGCTGTTCTTTTCAACTAGGAGTTGGTAAAGCCTTAAAGAAGATAAACAGGCTCATAGTctcaaaaaagaataaagacatTGTTACAATTGCTAATGCAGTGTTTGCAAagaatggctttaaaatggaagTGCCTTTTGTTACAAGGAACAAAGAGGTGTTTCAGTGCAGTGTCAAGAGTGTGGACTTTGAGGACTCAAATGCAGCATCTGATTCCATCAACCTGTgggtgaaaaatgaaacaagggGTGAGTATTAGTGAGTGCTTTCTGTGCATGGCAGGGGATGCTGTGCAAGACCTCTTGAATTCAGTTGGAAATACTGGGGAaaggtggagagagagagaaaaagctcaGTCTTGCATCTGCAAACTGTCTTGAAGCTGACATGATTTAGAGCTGTTGGGGCAGGAATCTGCAGTCCCAGTGCCCCAGCAGATGCCTGTCTGGGGGCTTTCAGGGAAGATGGGCACTGTGTGTGCCCATCTGTCTGTGGGATGAGGGTGGCTTCTGCTGTTTGTTGCCTTCATGCAACCTGTGAGAAATCTGAGCAAAGTTCTCACTTTGgagctctctttttttcagacaaaaatacTTGAGAGCAACTCAGATGCTAGACTTGGAAAATCAAGACTTGTGGAAAGCTGTAGAGCACTTCATCTTTTGTTCTATTTCCTTAAACTCCTGCAAGATATGTCTATGTTTAGtggatatttttaattaacCCTGCCTTGAGAGGATTCCCAGTGGTTCAAGCCTCTTGGCACCTAGTTGTTAGGTTTACATATGTTAAAGCTAGAGATGATGTTTAGCAAGATATTTATAATCTAGGTGAATTATACGTTTGGTATTTTGGAGTTAAAACCAGTGCCTCCTAGATGTGGGGAGCCTGTTGCTGATGAGGTTGGATGTGGTATCTGTGGAATGAGGCTGTCAAATTCTTCCTCTACTACTTCACAGGTTTTGCATAGCAATGTTGCAAGTAGGGATTGAATGGGGAAGTGTTTCAGCTGAAACTGTTACCACTGGAACATGCTCAGTTTGATCTGCTAAGTACTGGGAAGGTTGAGGCCCTGTTGGTTATAACATCAGTGTATTGATTAGCAAAATCTTTTCTAAGTACCCAAAGGTTTACATTTTGACAAAGAGCTTTCTCATTGGCTTTATGAACCTAAAATGTATCAAGCCCATGAGGAGTTGGCCTGAAGTAATAGGTGCTTCGGGTTCTCTACCAGAGGTTGGGGAATGTTGTGACAGCAAATTCTAagactttctttctttcttctaggTATGATTGATCAGGTTGtagctccagaggatattgaTGTTGGTTTGACTAGACTGGTTCTGGTAAATGCTGTGTACTTCAAGGGTTTGTGGAAGTCACGATTTCGGCcggaaaacacaaagaaacgCCCGTTCCATGGAGCTGATGGCAAAACCTACCAGGTTCCTATGCTGTCCCAGTTATCCATCTTCCGCTGTGGTAAGCAGGAGTAACTCCCACCACCACTGATTGTAAAAATTTGCTCATTTCCTTCAAATTGAAACGAGTTTGCTGTACCTGTTAGATGCAAAGGTGTTGTTTGTTGTAGCTTGGGTAGAAGGCTTTGTGTCACAGAAGTATCTGCTGTGTGGATGAGCTTGCTGTGCAAGTTATTTAACAGTTGCTTAAGGTTAAGTAGCCTGACAAAGTACTTGCCTTATCCTGCTGTCTTGATAAAACTGAAAACCTAAAACACCCAAAGTGAATACTCTGCATGTTACTTAAAATTTGCAGtaggaagaattttattttttttttttccttaaggacTGAGAATGAAAAAGACTGCCAACAGATACAGAACACAAAGATTTATCTGGCAATGAGCTGTATATGAAAGAAAGACTGGATTAGAATTTTACTGTATAATAAAGAAATGGCACTTTTACAGCCCCCAGTCCTGGGGGAGCCAGAGGAGCACAGGGCTAGTAGGTTGGCTGTATCACTCTCTGAAGGTGTGAAGCTGCTCTTAAAATTCAGATTGAGTCACAAGTGAAAAGAAGTTCTGCAGGTTCAGCCAGACTTCCATCAGAGACTCTCAGAGCTGACATAAGCAGCTGGATTTGACTGACAATGTACTGCAGAGCTTCAGCTTTGCAGCCCTACGGGAATTTTATTGGTCAGAGTAAGATTGAAGCTCTGattaaagaacattttctgttgCATTCTTCCAAGAAgagagcagtgctgcttccaTATGTATTAAATACAGCTTGGGAAACACACCTTGGAATACAGCTTGTGTCTTTTAATGCTTGGTTTTACTGTCAGTGGTACTCAGCTAATATTAGTAGATTTGTATGAAAACGAACAGCTGTAAATTTCTTTCCCAGACCCATGCATACACTACAGCAGATGTAATGAAATTTATGAGAACTGCTTGAAATCAGTTTGGGGAAGTGAGGAAGCCTACTTGCAGTGTATATTTCTTACCTGTGGAGTTTGAAAGAAGTTGATAAGAAACTTGCTGAAGCCTGTCTTAAGTTGTCTTAAAGGCTTGATTCTCATGCTGGTTAAAAACTCTATTATGTTTAAGCTAGAAAAACTATTGAgtctagaaaaaaaccaagagaaatACTATGGAGTGAGGATTGTAGGTTGGGTATCTCTGGATGCCTGAACACAGGGCTTCTATCTTATTCATGCTTGCAAAGGATcttgaaaagttaaaatttctTGAGCATCTTAAATTCCAGCAGTTGATGGTGAAGAtgagttttcttcctgttgGAAATGCCACAATAGGAATTATAATAGCATGTAGCAGATGAGGAAGGTAATATCTGTTGGACATATCACCTTTTGTTACTGTTCTCTATCTGACTTAAGCAACCAGTATTTTGATCTGTAGGCCCTAGACTGAGAACCACTGTTATAATAGAAGGAGATAATTAAACTGCCAGGTTTGACACAATTTGTCCAAAATAAGTGAAATAGTGCCAGGTTTCCAGCAATATGAGCTCAGTCAAGGCTGTTTATGTGGCCCTGGCAACAAGATTAAATTTCTAATGAAGATGTAGTTTTCCAGCTTGCTGACAAGTGCAGACTTacatgaagaaaggagaaagataaTAAGATTTTATTGCTCTCCAAAAACTTTCCCAGAAACCCTGTCTGTAGGTAAACTGACAAGTTTTCACTTGAAACTCCTATAAAAAGCATTTGCTTCCTAGTCACATGGCAGAAATCCCACAGTAACCAAAGGGAACTTGGAGGAGGAGAGGGTTGCTCAAAGCAGTCCTCTCAGCACTTGCAGCAAGTGATGGAGATGTTACTGTCTCACTCCTCCTCATCTCCTTGGCCTCCTCCACTGCCTTGCAGTGCCTGCTCTCCACTGCCTTGAAGGACTACAAAGACTTCTTCCTAATGAGAATCCTTATTACACAAGAAAATTTAAGTAAATGCAACAGACTACTTCAAACAGGAGCTCTTCCAGCAactctggaaggaaaaagagcttGCCTTCCATATCTCTTCAGTTAGGAAAgatattctgctgctttttggtgCTGCTTCTTTGTTGCTGCTTGGTCAGCTCTGGATCTGAGGTAGAGATCCATCTGATTCACAGACCTGGCAGTTTCTAACACAGTTGGTTTATCCCTCTGGGCTGCTGAAGTTTGGGAAACACGCATATCAAATTTAAATGAGTATTTGCTTCATGGTATCATCCTATCTGTGCTTTTTGGCAAGCTTAGCATCTGTACAGACCCCGTGCCACTTCTGAAGGGCTGCCTCACAGGAAGGCAGGCAGTCTGTGACTCTTTTTGGAGTCAGTTTTAAGATGTAGGCAAAGCTTT
The nucleotide sequence above comes from Heliangelus exortis chromosome 9, bHelExo1.hap1, whole genome shotgun sequence. Encoded proteins:
- the SERPINE2 gene encoding glia-derived nexin isoform X1, which produces MNWHFPLLLVLGTLTSVCSQFSFYPLEELSSDVGIQVFNQIVKAKPQDNVVVSPHGIASVLGVLQLGADGKTKKQLTTMMRYSVNAAGSKEESQHHETSQLSPDHKQVLRGPPVVHRIQFENLCYGVGKALKKINRLIVSKKNKDIVTIANAVFAKNGFKMEVPFVTRNKEVFQCSVKSVDFEDSNAASDSINLWVKNETRGMIDQVVAPEDIDVGLTRLVLVNAVYFKGLWKSRFRPENTKKRPFHGADGKTYQVPMLSQLSIFRCGTTSTPNELWYNIIELPYHGEMISMLIALPTESTTPLSAIIPHISTKTIGSWMTTMVAKRVQVILPKFTAEAETDLKDPLKALGITDMFDQSKANFAKITRTEGLHVSRVLQKTKIEVSEDGTKASAATTAILIARSSPPWFIVDRPFVFFIRHNPTGTILFMGQINKP
- the SERPINE2 gene encoding glia-derived nexin isoform X3, producing the protein MNWHFPLLLVLGTLTSVCSQFSFYPLEELSSDVGIQVFNQIVKAKPQDNVVVSPHGIASVLGVLQLGADGKTKKQLTTMMRYSVNGVGKALKKINRLIVSKKNKDIVTIANAVFAKNGFKMEVPFVTRNKEVFQCSVKSVDFEDSNAASDSINLWVKNETRGMIDQVVAPEDIDVGLTRLVLVNAVYFKGLWKSRFRPENTKKRPFHGADGKTYQVPMLSQLSIFRCGTTSTPNELWYNIIELPYHGEMISMLIALPTESTTPLSAIIPHISTKTIGSWMTTMVAKRVQVILPKFTAEAETDLKDPLKALGITDMFDQSKANFAKITRTEGLHVSRVLQKTKIEVSEDGTKASAATTAILIARSSPPWFIVDRPFVFFIRHNPTGTILFMGQINKP
- the SERPINE2 gene encoding glia-derived nexin isoform X2, giving the protein MNWHFPLLLVLGTLTSVCSQFSFYPLEELSSDVGIQVFNQIVKAKPQDNVVVSPHGIASVLGVLQLGADGKTKKQLTTMMRYSVNAGSKEESQHHETSQLSPDHKQVLRGPPVVHRIQFENLCYGVGKALKKINRLIVSKKNKDIVTIANAVFAKNGFKMEVPFVTRNKEVFQCSVKSVDFEDSNAASDSINLWVKNETRGMIDQVVAPEDIDVGLTRLVLVNAVYFKGLWKSRFRPENTKKRPFHGADGKTYQVPMLSQLSIFRCGTTSTPNELWYNIIELPYHGEMISMLIALPTESTTPLSAIIPHISTKTIGSWMTTMVAKRVQVILPKFTAEAETDLKDPLKALGITDMFDQSKANFAKITRTEGLHVSRVLQKTKIEVSEDGTKASAATTAILIARSSPPWFIVDRPFVFFIRHNPTGTILFMGQINKP